A portion of the Cervus canadensis isolate Bull #8, Minnesota chromosome 26, ASM1932006v1, whole genome shotgun sequence genome contains these proteins:
- the HNRNPD gene encoding heterogeneous nuclear ribonucleoprotein D0 isoform X1 gives MSEEQFGGDGAAAAATTAVGGSAGEQEGAMVAAAQGAAAAAGSGAGTGGGTAAGGTEGSSAESEGAKIDASKNEEDEGHSNSSPRHSEAATAQREEWKMFIGGLSWDTTKKDLKDYFSKFGEVVDCTLKLDPITGRSRGFGFVLFKESESVDKVMDQKEHKLNGKVIDPKRAKAMKTKEPVKKIFVGGLSPDTPEEKIREYFGGFGEVESIELPMDNKTNKRRGFCFITFKEEEPVKKIMEKKYHNVGLSKCEIKVAMSKEQYQQQQQWGSRGGFAGRARGRGGGPSQNWNQGYSNYWNQGYGNYGYNSQGYGGYGGYDYTGYNNYYGYGDYSNQQSGYGKVSRRGGHQNSYKPY, from the exons ATGTCGGAGGAGCAGTTCGGCGGGgacggggcggcggcggcggcaacaACGGCGGTAGGCGGCTCGGCGGGCGAGCAGGAGGGAGCCATGGTGGCGGCGGCGCAgggggcagcggcggcggcgggaagTGGAGCCGGGACCGGGGGCGGAACCGCGGCCGGCGGCACCGAAGGGAGCAGCGCCGAGTCGGAGGGGGCGAAGATCGATGCCAGTAAGAACGAGGAGGATGAAGG CCATTCAAACTCCTCCCCACGACACTCTGAAGCAGCGACGGCACAGCGGGAAGAATG GAAAATGTTTATAGGAGGCCTTAGCTGGGACACTACAAAGAAAGATCTGAAGGACTACTTCTCCAAATTTGGTGAAGTCGTAGACTGCACTCTGAAGTTAGATCCTATCACAGGGCGATCAAGGGGTTTTGGCTTTGTGCTATTTAAAGAGTCGGAGAGTGTAGATAAG GTCATGGATCAGAAAGAACATAAATTGAATGGGAAGGTGATTGATCCTAAGAGGGCCAAAGCCATGAAAACAAAAGAgcctgttaaaaaaatttttgttggtgGCCTTTCTCCAGATACACCTGAAGAGAAAATAAGGGAGTACTTTGGTGGTTTTGGTGAG gtTGAATCCATAGAGCTCCCCATGGACAACAAGACCAATAAGAGGCGTGGATTCTGCTTTATTACCTTTAAGGAAGAGGAACCAGTGAAgaagataatggaaaagaaataccaCAATGTTGGTCTTAGTAAA tgtGAAATCAAAGTAGCTATGTCGAAGGAACagtatcagcagcagcagcagtggggatCAAGAGGAGGATTTGCGGGGAGAGCTCGTGGAAGAGGTGGTG GCCCCAGTCAAAACTGGAACCAGGGATATAGTAACTATTGGAATCAAGGCTATGGCAACTATGGATATAACAGCCAAGGTTACGGTGGTTATGGAGGATATGACTACACTGGTTACAACAACTACTATGGATATGGTGATTATAGCA ACCAGCAGAGTGGTTATGGGAAAGTATCCAGGCGAGGTGGTCATCAAAATAGCTACAAACCATACTAA
- the HNRNPD gene encoding heterogeneous nuclear ribonucleoprotein D0 isoform X4, translating into MSEEQFGGDGAAAAATTAVGGSAGEQEGAMVAAAQGAAAAAGSGAGTGGGTAAGGTEGSSAESEGAKIDASKNEEDEGKMFIGGLSWDTTKKDLKDYFSKFGEVVDCTLKLDPITGRSRGFGFVLFKESESVDKVMDQKEHKLNGKVIDPKRAKAMKTKEPVKKIFVGGLSPDTPEEKIREYFGGFGEVESIELPMDNKTNKRRGFCFITFKEEEPVKKIMEKKYHNVGLSKCEIKVAMSKEQYQQQQQWGSRGGFAGRARGRGGDQQSGYGKVSRRGGHQNSYKPY; encoded by the exons ATGTCGGAGGAGCAGTTCGGCGGGgacggggcggcggcggcggcaacaACGGCGGTAGGCGGCTCGGCGGGCGAGCAGGAGGGAGCCATGGTGGCGGCGGCGCAgggggcagcggcggcggcgggaagTGGAGCCGGGACCGGGGGCGGAACCGCGGCCGGCGGCACCGAAGGGAGCAGCGCCGAGTCGGAGGGGGCGAAGATCGATGCCAGTAAGAACGAGGAGGATGAAGG GAAAATGTTTATAGGAGGCCTTAGCTGGGACACTACAAAGAAAGATCTGAAGGACTACTTCTCCAAATTTGGTGAAGTCGTAGACTGCACTCTGAAGTTAGATCCTATCACAGGGCGATCAAGGGGTTTTGGCTTTGTGCTATTTAAAGAGTCGGAGAGTGTAGATAAG GTCATGGATCAGAAAGAACATAAATTGAATGGGAAGGTGATTGATCCTAAGAGGGCCAAAGCCATGAAAACAAAAGAgcctgttaaaaaaatttttgttggtgGCCTTTCTCCAGATACACCTGAAGAGAAAATAAGGGAGTACTTTGGTGGTTTTGGTGAG gtTGAATCCATAGAGCTCCCCATGGACAACAAGACCAATAAGAGGCGTGGATTCTGCTTTATTACCTTTAAGGAAGAGGAACCAGTGAAgaagataatggaaaagaaataccaCAATGTTGGTCTTAGTAAA tgtGAAATCAAAGTAGCTATGTCGAAGGAACagtatcagcagcagcagcagtggggatCAAGAGGAGGATTTGCGGGGAGAGCTCGTGGAAGAGGTGGTG ACCAGCAGAGTGGTTATGGGAAAGTATCCAGGCGAGGTGGTCATCAAAATAGCTACAAACCATACTAA
- the HNRNPD gene encoding heterogeneous nuclear ribonucleoprotein D0 isoform X3 has product MSEEQFGGDGAAAAATTAVGGSAGEQEGAMVAAAQGAAAAAGSGAGTGGGTAAGGTEGSSAESEGAKIDASKNEEDEGHSNSSPRHSEAATAQREEWKMFIGGLSWDTTKKDLKDYFSKFGEVVDCTLKLDPITGRSRGFGFVLFKESESVDKVMDQKEHKLNGKVIDPKRAKAMKTKEPVKKIFVGGLSPDTPEEKIREYFGGFGEVESIELPMDNKTNKRRGFCFITFKEEEPVKKIMEKKYHNVGLSKCEIKVAMSKEQYQQQQQWGSRGGFAGRARGRGGDQQSGYGKVSRRGGHQNSYKPY; this is encoded by the exons ATGTCGGAGGAGCAGTTCGGCGGGgacggggcggcggcggcggcaacaACGGCGGTAGGCGGCTCGGCGGGCGAGCAGGAGGGAGCCATGGTGGCGGCGGCGCAgggggcagcggcggcggcgggaagTGGAGCCGGGACCGGGGGCGGAACCGCGGCCGGCGGCACCGAAGGGAGCAGCGCCGAGTCGGAGGGGGCGAAGATCGATGCCAGTAAGAACGAGGAGGATGAAGG CCATTCAAACTCCTCCCCACGACACTCTGAAGCAGCGACGGCACAGCGGGAAGAATG GAAAATGTTTATAGGAGGCCTTAGCTGGGACACTACAAAGAAAGATCTGAAGGACTACTTCTCCAAATTTGGTGAAGTCGTAGACTGCACTCTGAAGTTAGATCCTATCACAGGGCGATCAAGGGGTTTTGGCTTTGTGCTATTTAAAGAGTCGGAGAGTGTAGATAAG GTCATGGATCAGAAAGAACATAAATTGAATGGGAAGGTGATTGATCCTAAGAGGGCCAAAGCCATGAAAACAAAAGAgcctgttaaaaaaatttttgttggtgGCCTTTCTCCAGATACACCTGAAGAGAAAATAAGGGAGTACTTTGGTGGTTTTGGTGAG gtTGAATCCATAGAGCTCCCCATGGACAACAAGACCAATAAGAGGCGTGGATTCTGCTTTATTACCTTTAAGGAAGAGGAACCAGTGAAgaagataatggaaaagaaataccaCAATGTTGGTCTTAGTAAA tgtGAAATCAAAGTAGCTATGTCGAAGGAACagtatcagcagcagcagcagtggggatCAAGAGGAGGATTTGCGGGGAGAGCTCGTGGAAGAGGTGGTG ACCAGCAGAGTGGTTATGGGAAAGTATCCAGGCGAGGTGGTCATCAAAATAGCTACAAACCATACTAA
- the HNRNPD gene encoding heterogeneous nuclear ribonucleoprotein D0 isoform X2: MSEEQFGGDGAAAAATTAVGGSAGEQEGAMVAAAQGAAAAAGSGAGTGGGTAAGGTEGSSAESEGAKIDASKNEEDEGKMFIGGLSWDTTKKDLKDYFSKFGEVVDCTLKLDPITGRSRGFGFVLFKESESVDKVMDQKEHKLNGKVIDPKRAKAMKTKEPVKKIFVGGLSPDTPEEKIREYFGGFGEVESIELPMDNKTNKRRGFCFITFKEEEPVKKIMEKKYHNVGLSKCEIKVAMSKEQYQQQQQWGSRGGFAGRARGRGGGPSQNWNQGYSNYWNQGYGNYGYNSQGYGGYGGYDYTGYNNYYGYGDYSNQQSGYGKVSRRGGHQNSYKPY; the protein is encoded by the exons ATGTCGGAGGAGCAGTTCGGCGGGgacggggcggcggcggcggcaacaACGGCGGTAGGCGGCTCGGCGGGCGAGCAGGAGGGAGCCATGGTGGCGGCGGCGCAgggggcagcggcggcggcgggaagTGGAGCCGGGACCGGGGGCGGAACCGCGGCCGGCGGCACCGAAGGGAGCAGCGCCGAGTCGGAGGGGGCGAAGATCGATGCCAGTAAGAACGAGGAGGATGAAGG GAAAATGTTTATAGGAGGCCTTAGCTGGGACACTACAAAGAAAGATCTGAAGGACTACTTCTCCAAATTTGGTGAAGTCGTAGACTGCACTCTGAAGTTAGATCCTATCACAGGGCGATCAAGGGGTTTTGGCTTTGTGCTATTTAAAGAGTCGGAGAGTGTAGATAAG GTCATGGATCAGAAAGAACATAAATTGAATGGGAAGGTGATTGATCCTAAGAGGGCCAAAGCCATGAAAACAAAAGAgcctgttaaaaaaatttttgttggtgGCCTTTCTCCAGATACACCTGAAGAGAAAATAAGGGAGTACTTTGGTGGTTTTGGTGAG gtTGAATCCATAGAGCTCCCCATGGACAACAAGACCAATAAGAGGCGTGGATTCTGCTTTATTACCTTTAAGGAAGAGGAACCAGTGAAgaagataatggaaaagaaataccaCAATGTTGGTCTTAGTAAA tgtGAAATCAAAGTAGCTATGTCGAAGGAACagtatcagcagcagcagcagtggggatCAAGAGGAGGATTTGCGGGGAGAGCTCGTGGAAGAGGTGGTG GCCCCAGTCAAAACTGGAACCAGGGATATAGTAACTATTGGAATCAAGGCTATGGCAACTATGGATATAACAGCCAAGGTTACGGTGGTTATGGAGGATATGACTACACTGGTTACAACAACTACTATGGATATGGTGATTATAGCA ACCAGCAGAGTGGTTATGGGAAAGTATCCAGGCGAGGTGGTCATCAAAATAGCTACAAACCATACTAA